The genomic window GCCCGCCGCCAGCGACGCCGCCATGCCCAGATACGGGTTCACGTCCGCGCCGGTCTGCCGGTACTCGATGCGCGTGGCCTTCGCGCCGCCGGGGATGACGCGGATCGCGGTGGTGCGGTTCTCCACGCCCCAGGTCGCGGTCGTCGGCGCCCAGGTGTTCTCCACGCTGCGCTTGTAGCTGTTGATGGTGGGCCAGTAGAGCGCGGTGAGCTCGGGCATGAGCTGAACCTGTCCACCCAGGAAATGGCGCATCGTCACGCTCATGCCGTGCTCATAGGCACCATTGAAGAAGTGGTTCTTGCCGTCCTTCGCGCCCACCAGCGACATGTGCAGGTGCCCGGAGCAGCCCGGCAGGCTGGCGTTCCACTTGGCCATGAACGCGGCCACCAGCCCGCGCTTGAAGCAGAGCTCCTTGGTCGCGGTCTTGAAGAGCGCGGCCTTGTCGGCGGCGCGGCGCACGTCGTCGTAGAGGATGGCGCACTCGTAGACGCCGGGGCCGGTCTCGGTGTGCATGCCCTCGATGGGAATGTCGAAGTCGCGGCAGCCGTCGACCACGGCGTTCACCCACTCCGCGTTCGCGCTCGAGCGCACCCACGAGTAGCCGAACATGCCCGGCGAGAGCGGCGTGAGGTTCGCGAACGACTTCTGTCGAAGCGACTCGGGCGTCTCTTTGAAGACGAAGAACTCGAACTCCGCGCCCACCTTCGGCAGGTAGCCCATCGACTCCGCGCGCTCGGCGATCTTGTGCAGGAGCTGTCGCGGCGAGGGCTCGAAGGGCGAGCCGTCGGGCTGCACGAAGTCCATCAGGAACGCAGCCACGCCGGGCGCCCAGGGTATGAAGCGCATCGTCGACAAGTCGATCGTCGCGTGCGCATCGG from Deltaproteobacteria bacterium includes these protein-coding regions:
- a CDS encoding glutamine synthetase, with the translated sequence MKTFKAKQQSQKRTKPQGSSSQVARVARELESRGINKVKLGGFDIDGVLRGKYVSLDKFLSAAEGGLGFCDVVFGWDLADALYDNARVTGWHTGYPDAHATIDLSTMRFIPWAPGVAAFLMDFVQPDGSPFEPSPRQLLHKIAERAESMGYLPKVGAEFEFFVFKETPESLRQKSFANLTPLSPGMFGYSWVRSSANAEWVNAVVDGCRDFDIPIEGMHTETGPGVYECAILYDDVRRAADKAALFKTATKELCFKRGLVAAFMAKWNASLPGCSGHLHMSLVGAKDGKNHFFNGAYEHGMSVTMRHFLGGQVQLMPELTALYWPTINSYKRSVENTWAPTTATWGVENRTTAIRVIPGGAKATRIEYRQTGADVNPYLGMAASLAAGLWGVQNKVEPPPAVAGNGYADKKARPLPRNLGEATKLLKQSKIARQLLGDAFVDHFVATREWEVRQFERAVTTWELERYFELV